One window of Triticum dicoccoides isolate Atlit2015 ecotype Zavitan chromosome 5A, WEW_v2.0, whole genome shotgun sequence genomic DNA carries:
- the LOC119302084 gene encoding tetraketide alpha-pyrone reductase 1-like gives MRSWICNKSQLHHFQFETMVSSAKGKVCVTGASGFLASWLIKRLLECGYHVIGTVRDPGNQRKVGHLWKLPGANERLQLVRADLLEEGSFDDAVMACEGVFHIASPVLGKSDSNCKEATLGPAINGTLNVLRSCKKSPFLKRVVLTSSSSAVRIRDETQQPELLWDETTWSSVPLCEKLQLWYALAKVFAEKAALDFAKENNIDLVTVLPSFVIGPSLSHELCTTASDILGLLQGDTDRFTSYGRMGYVHIDDVARSHILVYETPEASGRYLCSSVVLDNNELVGLLTKQFPVFPIPRRLSNPYGKQAYQLNTSKLQGLGLKFKGVQEMFNDCVESLKAQGHLLECPL, from the exons ATGAGAAGCTGGATTTGCAACAAATCTCAGCTTCACCACTTCCAGTTCGAGACAATGGTGAGCTCAGCCAAGGGCAAAGTGTGTGTAACTGGGGCCTCAGGCTTTCTCGCCTCTTGGCTCATCAAGAGACTTCTTGAGTGTGGATATCATGTGATAGGGACAGTCAGAGATCCAG GGAATCAGAGAAAAGTTGGACACCTTTGGAAATTACCTGGTGCAAATGAGAGGCTCCAACTTGTGAGAGCTGATTTATTGGAGGAAGGGAGCTTTGATGATGCTGTGATGGCTTGTGAGGGTGTCTTCCACATTGCATCACCTGTCCTTGGAAAATCTGATTCCAATTGCAAG GAAGCAACACTTGGTCCTGCAATTAATGGTACCCTAAATGTGCTAAGGTCGTGCAAGAAGAGTCCGTTTCTAAAACGGGTTGTTCTCACATCTTCATCGTCCGCGGTGAGGATTAGGGACGAAACCCAGCAGCCAGAACTGTTGTGGGATGAAACAACGTGGAGCTCTGTGCCACTCTGCGAAAAGCTACAG CTATGGTATGCCCTGGCAAAGGTATTTGCAGAGAAAGCAGCATTGGACTTTGCCAAGGAGAATAACATTGACCTTGTCACCGTTCTTCCGTCATTCGTGATTGGGCCCAGTTTGTCCCATGAACTGTGTACAACTGCTTCTGATATCCTTGGCTTACTTCAAG GTGACACAGACAGGTTCACTTCGTATGGGAGGATGGGATATGTTCACATCGATGACGTTGCACGGAGCCACATTCTAGTGTACGAAACACCCGAGGCAAGTGGCAGATATCTGTGCAGTTCAGTGGTTCTGGATAACAATGAATTGGTTGGCTTACTCACGAAGCAGTTTCCGGTATTCCCAATTCCAAGGAG GCTCAGTAACCCCTATGGAAAGCAGGCGTATCAGCTCAACACATCCAAGCTCCAGGGGCTGGGTCTCAAGTTCAAAGGAGTGCAAGAGATGTTCAACGACTGCGTCGAGTCGCTGAAAGCCCAGGGCCATTTGCTGGAGTGCCCGTTGTGA